GCCGCACGACGCCCGACCCAGCCGCGGGTAATGCGGGCGTGGAGGAAGGCAGCATAGACAAACCAGACGATCAGAGACCAGGTTTCTTTGGGATCCCAGCTCCAGTAGGTGCCCCAGGCGTAGTTAGCCCAGGCAGCGCCGGTGATGATACCGAGGGACAGGAGCGGGAAGCCGATCATGATCGCCTTGTAGTTCAGGTCGTCCAGAACCCTGATGGAGGGGAACATGGACAGCAGCCCGCCGGCCTGTACGTCGGCGCCCCCTTTTTCCATAGATTCCCTGATCAGGTACATGATCGAGATGCCGCAGGCGACCGCGAAGGCCGCGTAACCCAGAAAGCAGGTGATGACGTGGTACATGAGCCAGTTGCTCTGCAGCGCGGGAACCAGCGGCTCGATACCGCTGTCAAGGCCAAGCTGGGCCCAGGCCATGCCAAAGAGTGCAAACGGAATAACGAAGAAGCCGATGGCGCGGTACTTGTACTTGAAGTCGATGAACAAGAAGATCAGGACGATGGTCCAGGAAAAGAAGACCACGGACTCGAACAGGTTGGACAACGGCGCATGGCCATGCCCTTGGTCATAGGATTCCTTCCAGCGCAGACCGATCGCTACGGTCTGAACCAGGAAACCAAAAAGGGCAGCGTAGGTACCGGCAAGGCCGACGGCCTTGTTGCGCGAGGCAAGGAAAGCAAAAAATATGCAGGTGGAGACCATGTAAAGTACCATGGTCACGTTGAAAAACATGGAACTGGACATCGATATTACCCTCCGGTTGTTCAGTTAGAGCGGCGATGGGGGCTAGCCCCAGTTACGGTCGTTATCCTTTAAGCCTTGTCGAGCTTGTCGACAAGGTCATCAAAACAGATCTCAAAGCCTGCCGGGTTCTTGCTGGCGGAACCGCCCAAGGTAACCCCGGAATCGGTAACGCGCGCCCACACCCGCTTGTGGGACATAAAGAACGCCATGCAGATACCTACCACCATCAACAAGCAGCCGAACCACACCACCCAGACACCCGGGTCATGCGCCACCTGCAGGCCGGTGAAGAACTTCTGGTCCATCCCATCGAAACTGATAAGGAGGTCACCGCCGTGCTGGGCGTTGAAGGACTCGTACTTGTCGGAAAGGATCACAAACGGCTGCGGGTTACCCCCCGCCGGGGTGAACTCGACCTGCGCGCCCGGACCATCGAACCCCCTCATGAAGGGGCGCACGTCCATGGTGGCTTCCATGACGGAGAGGAAGGCGCCGCCGGGAAGCGCCAGGCGCTCGCCCTGACGGGCGTCCAGCTTGAGCGGCGCACCACCCTTGCGGTCGCGCACGGTGATGTGATAGAGGGACCCTTCGTCGGACTGGCCGTAGCTGGACTGGTAGAAGGTGACCCCCTTGTAGGTGAGCGGGTCGTTCACGATGATGGCACGGCTCTGGAAGCCGGGGACCGGCTGGCCGTTCTCAGCGACAGTGAGCACGCTCCTGAACTCCTTGGGAGCGCCGGTGTCGTAGAAGGAGACGGAAAACTTCTCGCAGCGCACATCGAAGCCCAGGTTGATGATCTTGCCGCTTTGGGTCTGCACCTGGTTGATCGCGCCCCCCTCAGGGATGTTGACGTATGCCTTGTACCCGAAAAAGGAGCCGACCAGCGCACCGATGAAGATGACGATGATGGAGAAGTGCACCACGTACACGCCGAGACGGCACCAGGGGCTCTTCTGGGCGAACAGGTGAAATTCGCCGTTTTTCTCGGTGATCACCGGAGCGGCGAACTCGGCCCGCAAGAAGGCCGCCATGCGCTCCTTCAACTCCTCCTTGGAGCCTTTGAGCTTAAGGTCCTTCACGTTGGCCAGCGTCTTCTCCAAGCCGTCGTCCATTACCAGCACCGGCTCGGAAACTACCTTCCAGACGCGCGGCAGCCTTTTAATAGAGCAGCAGATCAGGTTCAGCGTGAGCAGATAGAGCAGGAGAATGAACCACCAGGAGTGGTACATGTCGAAGAAGCCGAGGGAACTGTAGAGACGGATCTTGGTCTCGCTCAGGGTCGCCAGGTACTCACGGGGGGGCTGCCCCTGCGGAATTACCGTGCCGATGATCGACACCAGCGCCAGTCCGATGAGCAGGAAAATCGAAAGTTTCAAGGAGCAGAAAAAATCCCAAACCTCTTGTGCAAATCCTCGTTTGTTCGTCGTAGTCAAGGCCGTCTCCCGGTAAGGTTATGTAACAGCTGTCGTAGCAGGTTTGCCATTATAGACAAATTGTCAATAAGCGCAAAACAAAAATTACGAATACACTAGGGAACAAAAAAAAGGGGTAACAGGCTCGCCTGTTACCCCTAACACTGCAATTTAACTTCCCCCAAGGGGATTACTTCTTGTGGCAGTCACCACACTTGGTCGGGCCGCCCTTGGCAGCGTGGCACTCTTTGCAGGCTTTGCCGTGTGCCGCATCTTTGTTGATAGCGATCTTGGCCGGTGCGCCGTCGCCGTGGCAAACTTTGCACTCGTTTTTGCCCTGGTGAGCCTTGTGGTTGAAGGTGACGTTGCCGTTCTTAGCCGGGTAAACGACGGAATCAGCGGCCATTGCGGTAACGGCAAAGGCGAGGGTCAGAGCTACTGCAGCGAAAATCTTTTTCATGAGTGTTCCCTCCATTATTTGTGGATCTGAAAACGGCCCGAAGGTATACAACCTAGAGCTCATTGTCAAGCAAAATCAACCGCAAACGAGTTGTCACTTCCGCAGCGCGGCCTGCAGTGCCTGGTCCTTCTCTTCTACCTCTTCGGCCATGCGCGTTTTGTAAGCGACGAACTTGGCGCGCAATCCGGTGTTGGCCAGGGAGAGTATCTGCACCGCGAGGAGCCCGGCGTTTTTGGCGCCGGCCTTGCCGATGGCCATGGTGGCAACCGGCATGCCGCCGGGCATCTGCACCATCGCGTAGAGGGCGTCGACACCGTTCAACGCGCCGCCCAGCATGGGTACGGCGATGACCGGAAGCGGCGTCTCGGCGGCGACGACGCCGGCCAGGTGGGCCGCCATGCCGGCGGCGGCGATGATGACCTGGATGCCGCGTCCTTCGGCCTCGCGGGTAAGCTTGGAGGTCTTGGCGGGGGAGCGGTGGGCCGAGGAAACATGCATCTCGTAGGGGACGTCGAATTCGGTAAGAACCCTGGCCGTCTCCTCCATGGTGGTCAGGTCGGAATCGCTTCCCATCAGAATCAAAACGGTCGGATCAGACATGGAATCTCCTTGAACAAAAGGGTTTTAACGGTTCATCGCCTTGGCGCCGATGTCTTTCCTGTGGTGCATGCCGGGCCAGGTGATCAGTTTCACGCCGCTATAGGCGCGTTCGATGGCTTCCTTAACAGTGGAACCGAGGGCGGTGACGCCCAAGACGCGGCCGCCGTTGGTGACAATGGCGTCGCCGCTGGCCTTGGTGCCGGCGTGGAACACGACCAGGTCCTCAACCTTGCCCGCTTCTGCGAGCCCCTCGATCACGTCTCCCTTACGGTAGTCTGCGGGGTAACCTTCTGCCGCCAGGACCACGCAGACCGCTGCCTTGTCGTGCCACTCGATCTCGACGCCTTCAAGGCTGCCGGAGGCGACCGCCATCAGGATGGGGACAATGTCGGACTTCATGCGCATCAGCAGCGGCTGACACTCGGGATCGCCGAAACGGGCGTTGAACTCCAGGGTCTTCACGGAGTCGCCGTCGATCATGAGGCCGGCGTAGAGGACACCACGATAGGTGCGCCCTTCTGCCTTCATGCCGTCCACGGTGCGGCGCATGACTTCTGCCATGGCCTTCTCGTGAATGGGAGGGGTGACCACCGGTGCCGGGGAGTACGCACCCATGCCGCCAGTGTTGGGGCCCTTGTCGCCGTCATAGACCGCCTTGTGGTCCTGGGCGGAGGCGAGCGGGATGATGCGCTCGCCGTCGGTGAAGGCGAGGAAGGATGCCTCCTCCCCTTTCAGGAACTCCTCGACGACCACGCGGGAGCCCGCGGCGCCGAAGGCGTTACCGGAAAGCATGTCGGTGACCGCTGCCACCGCCTCGTCGCGGGTCTGGGCGATAATCACCCCTTTACCCGCGGCCAGGCCGTCGGCCTTGATCACGATGGGAATCCCGGTTTTGTCGATGAAGTCGATGGCGGCAGGGATCTCGGTGAAGACGCCGTAGGCCGCGGTGGGGACGTTGTACTTCTGCATCAGGTCCTTGGAGAATGCCTTTGATGCCTCGATGATGGCGGCGTTCTTGCGGGCACCGAAGGCCTTCAGGCCGTTCTCTTCGAACAGGTCAACCAGGCCCATGGAAAGCGGCAGCTCCGGGCCCACCACGGTCAGTTCCACCCCTTCCTTCTTGGCGAAGTCGAGCAGCCCCTGGAGGTTGTCCACGGCGATGTCCACGTTTTCAGCCAGCGTCGCGGTGCCCGGGTTGCCCGGTGCGCAGAACACCTTCTCCACCAGCGGGGACTGGGCGATCTTCCAGACCAGCGCGTGCTCCCTCCCGCCGCTGCCTACTACCAATACCTTCATATCAATCTCCTTGACTTCAAAAGCTGTGAACCACAGAGGACACAGAGGATCACGGAGGGAATCCAAAAACTTCCTGGAGCAAAAACAAAGGCTGTCGGCTTTTGTCTTCGCAGTATCCTCTGCGGACCTTGTGTCCTCTGTGGTTAATGCTTTGCGTTTTTAGTGCCTGAAGTGCCTCATCCCG
This window of the Geomonas agri genome carries:
- the resB gene encoding cytochrome c biogenesis protein ResB encodes the protein MTTTNKRGFAQEVWDFFCSLKLSIFLLIGLALVSIIGTVIPQGQPPREYLATLSETKIRLYSSLGFFDMYHSWWFILLLYLLTLNLICCSIKRLPRVWKVVSEPVLVMDDGLEKTLANVKDLKLKGSKEELKERMAAFLRAEFAAPVITEKNGEFHLFAQKSPWCRLGVYVVHFSIIVIFIGALVGSFFGYKAYVNIPEGGAINQVQTQSGKIINLGFDVRCEKFSVSFYDTGAPKEFRSVLTVAENGQPVPGFQSRAIIVNDPLTYKGVTFYQSSYGQSDEGSLYHITVRDRKGGAPLKLDARQGERLALPGGAFLSVMEATMDVRPFMRGFDGPGAQVEFTPAGGNPQPFVILSDKYESFNAQHGGDLLISFDGMDQKFFTGLQVAHDPGVWVVWFGCLLMVVGICMAFFMSHKRVWARVTDSGVTLGGSASKNPAGFEICFDDLVDKLDKA
- the purD gene encoding phosphoribosylamine--glycine ligase, translating into MKVLVVGSGGREHALVWKIAQSPLVEKVFCAPGNPGTATLAENVDIAVDNLQGLLDFAKKEGVELTVVGPELPLSMGLVDLFEENGLKAFGARKNAAIIEASKAFSKDLMQKYNVPTAAYGVFTEIPAAIDFIDKTGIPIVIKADGLAAGKGVIIAQTRDEAVAAVTDMLSGNAFGAAGSRVVVEEFLKGEEASFLAFTDGERIIPLASAQDHKAVYDGDKGPNTGGMGAYSPAPVVTPPIHEKAMAEVMRRTVDGMKAEGRTYRGVLYAGLMIDGDSVKTLEFNARFGDPECQPLLMRMKSDIVPILMAVASGSLEGVEIEWHDKAAVCVVLAAEGYPADYRKGDVIEGLAEAGKVEDLVVFHAGTKASGDAIVTNGGRVLGVTALGSTVKEAIERAYSGVKLITWPGMHHRKDIGAKAMNR
- the ccsB gene encoding c-type cytochrome biogenesis protein CcsB, yielding MSSSMFFNVTMVLYMVSTCIFFAFLASRNKAVGLAGTYAALFGFLVQTVAIGLRWKESYDQGHGHAPLSNLFESVVFFSWTIVLIFLFIDFKYKYRAIGFFVIPFALFGMAWAQLGLDSGIEPLVPALQSNWLMYHVITCFLGYAAFAVACGISIMYLIRESMEKGGADVQAGGLLSMFPSIRVLDDLNYKAIMIGFPLLSLGIITGAAWANYAWGTYWSWDPKETWSLIVWFVYAAFLHARITRGWVGRRAAILSVIGFAATIFCYLGVNLFLSGLHSYGK
- a CDS encoding cytochrome c3 family protein, yielding MKKIFAAVALTLAFAVTAMAADSVVYPAKNGNVTFNHKAHQGKNECKVCHGDGAPAKIAINKDAAHGKACKECHAAKGGPTKCGDCHKK
- the purE gene encoding 5-(carboxyamino)imidazole ribonucleotide mutase; this translates as MSDPTVLILMGSDSDLTTMEETARVLTEFDVPYEMHVSSAHRSPAKTSKLTREAEGRGIQVIIAAAGMAAHLAGVVAAETPLPVIAVPMLGGALNGVDALYAMVQMPGGMPVATMAIGKAGAKNAGLLAVQILSLANTGLRAKFVAYKTRMAEEVEEKDQALQAALRK